The Flavobacteriaceae bacterium 3519-10 genome includes a window with the following:
- a CDS encoding ABC transporter, ATP-binding/permease, whose protein sequence is MKTLLRYLKPHKWLLILSLLLATVNQVFSLFGPAITGNILDMLVTHPNHFDKEKLLPRNLDQYLYGTDLYHGVFYFLGLLIGTAMVSRIAKAFQDYVVNVITQKFGAHIFTDGLQHSMALPYQEFEDQRSGETLSILTKVREDSVKFITNFINIFFGILVSIVFVSIYALQLHWSIMPVYVVGIFIISFITNLLSKRIKHIQKTIVAETNTLAGSTTESLRNIEIVKSLGLTRQEVKRLNSNTYKILGLELKKVKNIRSLSFIQGTMVNFLQQLITLTLLFLIFKNIVTPGQYLSLMFYGFFIFGPMQEIGNIIISYREAQASLHNFDTLMQKPPEEKPKTPKKIGGIEKLAFTNVSFQHRSASYKALNAISFEVKNGETIAFVGPSGSGKSTLVKLLVGLYRPNEGSIYYNNINGSEFDFDELRNQIGFVTQDTQLFAGSIKENLLFVNPEATDADLQMALKKSSATALIQRAEHGIDTVIGEGGFKLSGGEKQRIAIARALLRKPHLLIFDEATSALDSITEEEITSTIKDVSKDKEQITVLIAHRLSTIMHADRIYVLEKGNVIETGSHENLLQLKGLYYAMWRQQIGERKMVEKEI, encoded by the coding sequence ATGAAAACTTTACTCCGTTATCTGAAACCCCACAAATGGCTGCTGATTTTATCGCTGCTTCTTGCGACCGTAAACCAGGTATTTTCTTTGTTTGGACCCGCGATTACCGGTAACATCCTCGATATGCTGGTTACCCATCCGAACCATTTCGACAAAGAAAAACTTCTGCCCCGAAACCTCGACCAATATCTTTATGGCACCGATTTATACCATGGCGTTTTCTATTTTCTTGGATTACTGATCGGGACCGCGATGGTAAGCCGAATTGCCAAGGCATTTCAGGATTATGTGGTGAATGTGATCACCCAAAAATTTGGTGCCCATATTTTTACCGACGGTCTGCAGCACTCGATGGCGCTTCCCTATCAGGAATTTGAGGACCAGAGGAGCGGCGAAACGTTATCGATTTTAACGAAAGTGCGCGAAGATTCGGTGAAGTTTATTACTAATTTTATCAATATCTTTTTCGGGATTCTGGTGAGCATTGTTTTCGTGTCGATTTACGCGCTGCAGCTGCACTGGTCGATAATGCCGGTGTATGTGGTGGGGATTTTCATCATCTCATTTATCACAAATCTGCTGAGTAAACGGATTAAGCACATCCAGAAAACCATCGTTGCAGAAACCAACACTTTGGCCGGAAGTACTACGGAAAGTCTGCGGAATATCGAGATCGTAAAAAGTCTGGGCTTAACCAGGCAGGAAGTGAAAAGACTCAACAGCAACACGTATAAAATATTAGGCCTTGAACTTAAAAAGGTGAAAAACATCCGCTCTTTAAGTTTTATTCAGGGGACGATGGTTAATTTCCTGCAGCAACTCATCACGTTGACTTTGCTGTTTCTCATCTTTAAAAACATCGTGACGCCGGGGCAATATTTGTCTTTAATGTTTTATGGATTTTTCATTTTCGGGCCTATGCAGGAAATCGGGAACATCATTATTTCTTACCGCGAAGCGCAAGCCTCGCTGCATAATTTCGATACGCTGATGCAGAAACCGCCCGAAGAAAAGCCAAAGACTCCGAAAAAAATTGGTGGAATTGAAAAACTGGCCTTTACGAATGTTTCTTTTCAGCACCGTTCGGCTTCTTATAAAGCTTTGAATGCAATTTCTTTTGAAGTGAAAAACGGCGAAACCATTGCTTTTGTCGGGCCGAGCGGATCGGGCAAAAGTACTTTGGTGAAGCTGCTTGTTGGTTTATACCGTCCGAATGAAGGTTCGATTTACTACAATAACATCAACGGAAGTGAATTTGATTTCGATGAACTGCGAAATCAGATCGGTTTTGTGACGCAGGACACACAACTTTTTGCCGGAAGCATTAAAGAAAACCTGCTGTTTGTGAATCCTGAGGCGACCGATGCGGATTTGCAAATGGCCTTAAAGAAATCAAGTGCTACTGCTTTGATCCAAAGAGCAGAGCACGGCATTGACACCGTGATCGGCGAAGGCGGTTTTAAGTTAAGTGGTGGCGAAAAACAGCGAATCGCGATCGCCAGAGCCTTATTGAGAAAGCCGCATTTACTGATATTTGATGAAGCCACTTCGGCTTTGGACAGCATTACCGAAGAAGAGATAACATCAACGATCAAAGATGTTTCAAAAGATAAAGAGCAGATTACGGTTCTGATTGCGCACCGTTTGAGCACAATTATGCACGCGGACCGCATATATGTTCTGGAAAAAGGAAACGTAATAGAAACGGGTTCTCACGAGAATCTGCTACAGCTGAAAGGTTTGTATTATGCGATGTGGAGACAGCAGATTGGGGAGAGGAAAATGGTAGAAAAGGAGATTTAG
- a CDS encoding Succinyl-CoA:3-ketoacid-coenzyme A transferase subunit B, which produces MLTKEQIAQRISKEVKDRYYVNLGIGIPTLVANYVPQDIAVEFQSENGVLGMGPFPFEGEEDPDLINAGKQTITTLAGASFFDSAFSFGMIRSKKVDLTILGAMEVSENGDIANWKIPGKMVKGMGGAMDLVASAENIIVAMMHVNKAGESKILKKCTLPLTGVGCVKKVVTELAVMDVTPNGFKLLERAPGVSVEDIIKATEADLIIEGEIPEMQF; this is translated from the coding sequence ATGCTTACAAAAGAACAGATCGCACAGCGAATTTCAAAGGAAGTAAAAGACCGCTACTATGTAAATCTCGGTATCGGGATCCCAACTTTAGTCGCAAACTACGTCCCTCAGGACATTGCTGTAGAGTTCCAGAGTGAAAACGGCGTACTCGGGATGGGCCCTTTTCCATTCGAAGGCGAAGAAGATCCTGATCTTATTAACGCCGGAAAACAAACCATCACCACGCTTGCGGGCGCCTCGTTTTTCGATTCAGCATTCAGTTTCGGTATGATCCGCAGCAAAAAAGTAGATCTCACCATCCTCGGTGCGATGGAAGTTTCCGAAAACGGCGACATCGCCAACTGGAAAATTCCGGGTAAAATGGTGAAAGGCATGGGCGGCGCGATGGATCTGGTGGCCTCCGCAGAGAATATTATCGTTGCGATGATGCACGTAAACAAAGCCGGCGAAAGCAAAATTCTAAAGAAATGCACGCTGCCTTTAACGGGCGTAGGTTGCGTGAAGAAAGTAGTTACAGAGCTGGCGGTGATGGATGTCACGCCAAACGGCTTTAAACTTCTGGAGCGCGCCCCGGGCGTTTCGGTTGAAGATATCATTAAAGCTACCGAAGCAGATTTGATTATCGAAGGTGAAATTCCCGAAATGCAGTTTTAA
- a CDS encoding Argininosuccinate synthase — translation MEKVVLAYSGGLDTSFCAVYLSKVKQLEVHAVMVNLGGFSEEEIKKTEERAYQLGVKSFHVIDDAQNYYDNCIKYLIFGNVLKNNTYPLSVSSERVFQATAIAHYAKEIGAKAIAHGSTGAGNDQVRFDSIFQILLPEGEIITPIRDLKLSRNEEIEFLKENGFEINFEKSQYSINKGLWGTSVGGKETLTSNLSLPETAYPTQISKTEPEEMTLTFEKGEITAVNGEKYLKPIQAIKKIQEIAQAFGIGRDTHVGDTIIGIKGRVSFEAAAPLIILKAHHLLEKHTLTKSQLLLKDQLSLTYGNYLHDGLVLDPVMKDIETLFENSQKTVNGTVKILLKLYHFNLIGVESPNDLMSSEFGTYGEMNKTWTESDVKGFSKIYSNALSIYHQVNNTK, via the coding sequence ATGGAAAAAGTAGTTTTAGCCTACAGCGGCGGATTAGATACTTCTTTTTGTGCAGTTTACCTTTCGAAAGTTAAACAGCTTGAAGTACATGCAGTGATGGTAAATCTGGGCGGATTTTCTGAAGAGGAAATCAAAAAAACCGAAGAACGTGCTTATCAGTTGGGTGTAAAATCTTTCCACGTCATTGATGATGCGCAGAATTATTACGATAACTGTATTAAATATCTGATCTTCGGAAACGTCCTGAAAAACAATACCTATCCGCTTTCTGTAAGTTCAGAAAGGGTTTTTCAGGCAACCGCAATCGCGCATTACGCTAAAGAAATTGGCGCAAAAGCCATCGCTCACGGAAGTACGGGCGCCGGAAACGATCAGGTGAGATTCGACAGTATTTTCCAGATTCTTTTGCCTGAAGGGGAAATCATCACACCAATCCGTGACTTAAAACTTTCGAGAAATGAAGAAATTGAATTTTTGAAAGAAAACGGTTTCGAAATCAACTTTGAAAAATCGCAGTACTCGATCAACAAAGGCCTTTGGGGAACTTCAGTCGGCGGAAAAGAAACACTTACTTCTAATCTTTCACTTCCTGAAACGGCGTATCCAACGCAGATTTCAAAAACGGAACCTGAAGAAATGACTTTGACATTCGAAAAAGGAGAAATTACTGCGGTGAACGGTGAGAAGTATTTAAAACCGATTCAGGCCATCAAGAAAATCCAGGAAATAGCGCAGGCTTTCGGCATCGGCCGCGATACCCACGTTGGTGACACGATTATCGGGATCAAAGGCCGTGTGAGTTTTGAAGCTGCCGCGCCTCTGATTATTCTAAAAGCGCATCATCTGCTCGAAAAACACACTTTAACCAAAAGTCAGTTGCTGCTCAAAGACCAACTGAGTTTAACTTACGGAAATTATCTGCACGACGGTTTGGTACTCGATCCGGTGATGAAAGACATTGAAACGCTGTTCGAAAATTCCCAAAAAACGGTGAATGGAACCGTTAAAATTTTACTTAAACTTTATCATTTCAATCTTATTGGAGTTGAATCGCCAAACGACTTAATGTCTTCAGAATTTGGAACTTACGGCGAAATGAACAAAACCTGGACAGAATCTGATGTGAAAGGTTTCTCAAAAATATATTCGAATGCGCTGAGCATTTATCACCAGGTAAACAATACG